The Macaca nemestrina isolate mMacNem1 chromosome 12, mMacNem.hap1, whole genome shotgun sequence genome contains a region encoding:
- the LOC105471542 gene encoding RNA cytidine acetyltransferase has protein sequence MHRKKVDNRIRILIENGVAERQRSLFVVVGDRGKDQVVILHHVLSKATVKARPSVLWCYKKELGFSSHRKKRMRQLQKKIKNGTLNIKQDDPFELFIAATNIRYCYYNETHKILGNTFGMCVLQDFEALTPNLLARTVETVEGGGLVVILLRTMNSLKQLYTMTMDVHSRYRTEAHQDVVGRFNERFLLSLASCKKCLVIDDQLNILPISSHVATIKALPPRTLDESLGPSDLELRELKESLQDTQPVGVLVDCCKTLDQAKAVLKFIEGISEKTLRSTVALIAARGRGKSAALGLAIAGAVAFGYSNIFVTSPSPDNLHTLFEFVFKGFDALQYQEHLDYEIIQSLNPEFNKAVIRVNVFREHRQTIQYIHPADAVKLGQAELVVIDEAAAIPLPLVKSLLGPYLVFMASTINGYEGTGRSLSLKLIQQLRQQSAQSQVSTTAENKTTTTARLASARTLHEVSLQESIRYAPGDAVEKWLNDLLCLDCLNITRIVSGCPLPEACELYYVNRDTLFCYHKASEVFLQRLMALYVASHYKNSPNDLQMLSDAPAHHLFCLLPPVPPTQNALPEVLAVIQVCLEGEISRQSILNSLSRGKKASGDLIPWTVSEQFQDPDFGGLSGGRVVRIAVHPDYQGMGYGTRALQLLQMYYEGRFPCLEEKVLETPQEIHTVSSEAVSLLEEVITPRKDLPPLLLKLNERPAERLDYLGVSYGLTPRLLKFWKRAGFVPVYLRQTPNDLTGEHSCIMLKTLTDEDEADQGGWLAAFWKDFRRRFLALLSYQFSTFSPSLALNIIQNRNMGKPAQPALSREELEALFLPYDLKRLEMYSRNMVDYHLIMDMIPAISRIYFLNQLGDLALSAAQSALLLGIGLQHKSVDQLEKEIELPSGQLMGLFNRIIRKVVKLFNEVQEKAIEEQMVAVKDVVMEPTMKTLSDDLDEAAKEFQEKHKKEVGKLKSMDLSEYVIRGDDEEWNEVLNKAGPNASIISLKSDKKRKLEAKQEPKQSKKLKKNRDTKNKKDMKLKWKK, from the exons ATGCATCGGAAAAAGGTGGATAACCGAATCCGGATTCTCATTGAGAATGGGGTAGCTGAGCGGCAAAGATCTCTCTTTGTTGTAGTCGGGGATCGAGGAAAAGATCAG GTGGTAATACTTCATCACGTGTTATCCAAAGCAACTGTGAAGGCTCGGCCTTCAGTGCTGTGGTGTTATAAGAAAGAGCTGGGGTTTAGCAG tcacaggaagaaaagaatgcgacagctgcagaagaaaataaagaatggaaCGTTGAACATAAAGCAGGATGACCCCTTTGAACTCTTCATAGCAGCCACAAACATTCGCTACTGCTACTACAATGAGACCCACAAGATCCTGGGCAATACCTTCGGCATGTGTGTGCTGCAG GATTTCGAAGCCTTAACTCCAAACTTGCTGGCCAGGACCGTAGAAACAGTGGAAGGTGGTGGGCTAGTGGTCATCCTCCTACGGACCATGAACTCACTCAAGCAATTGTACACAATGACCATG GATGTGCATTCCAGGTACAGAACTGAGGCCCATCAGGATGTGGTGGGAAGATTTAATGAAAG gtttcttctctctctggcctctTGTAAGAAGTGTCTCGTCATTGATGACCAGCTCAATATCCTGCCCATCTCCTCCCATGTTGCCACCATTAAGGCCCTGCCTCCCCGGACTCTG GATGAGAGTCTTGGTCCTTCCGATCTGGAGCTAAGGGAGTTGAAGGAGAGCTTGCAGGACACCCAGCCTGTGGGTGTGTTGGTGGACTGCTGTAAGACTCTAGACCAG GCCAAAGCGGTCTTGAAATTTATTGAGGGCATCTCTGAAAAGACCCTGAGGAGTACTGTTGCACTCATAGCTGCCCGAGGACGGGGAAAATCTGCAGCCCTGGGATTGGCGATTGCTGGGGCGGTGGCATTTGG GTACTCCAATATCTTTGTTACCTCCCCAAGCCCTGATAACCTCCATACTCTGTTTGAATTTGTATTTAAAGGATTTGATGCTCTGCAATATCAG GAACATCTGGATTATGAGATTATCCAGTCTCTAAATCCTGAATTTAACAAAGCAGTGATCAGAGTGAATGTATTTCGAGAACACAGGCAGACTATTCAG TATATACATCCTGCAGATGCTGTGAAACTGGGCCAGGCTGAACTAGTTGTGATTGATGAAGCCGCTGCCATCCCCCTCCCCTTGGTGAAGAGCCTCCTTGGCCCCTACCTTGTTTTCATGGCATCCACCATCAACGG CTATGAGGGTACTGGCCGGTCACTGTCCCTCAAGCTAATTCAGCAGCTCCGTCAACAGAGCGCCCAGAGCCAGGTCAGCACCACCGCTGAGAATAAGACCACGACGACAGCCAGATTGGCATCAG CGCGGACACTGCATGAGGTTTCCCTCCAGGAGTCAATCCGATACGCCCCTGGGGACGCAGTGGAGAAGTGGCTGAATGACTTGCTGTGCTTGGATTGCCTCAACATCACTCGGATAGTCTCAGGCTGCCCCTTGCCTGAAGCTTGTGAACT CTACTACGTTAATAGAGATACTCTCTTTTGCTACCACAAGGCTTCTGAAGTTTTCCTCCAGCGGCTTATGGCCCTCTACGTGGCTTCTCACTACAAG AACTCTCCCAATGATCTCCAGATGCTCTCTGATGCACCTGCTCACCATCTCTTCTGCCTTTTGCCTCCCGTGCCCCCCACCCAGAATGCCCTTCCAGAAGTGCTTGCTGTTATCCAG GTGTGCCTCGAAGGGGAGATTTCTCGCCAGTCCATCTTGAACAGTCTGTCTCGAGGCAAGAAGGCTTCAGGGGACCTGATTCCATGGACAGTGTCAGAACAG TTCCAAGATCCAGACTTTGGTGGTCTTTCTGGTGGAAGGGTCGTTCGCATTGCTGTTCACCCGGATTATCAAGGG ATGGGCTATGGCACCCGTGCTCTGCAGCTGCTGCAGATGTACTACGAAGGCAGGTTTCCTTGTCTGGAGGAAAAGGTCCTTGAGACACCACAGGAAATTCACACCGTAAGCAGTGAG GCTGTCAGCTTGCTGGAAGAGGTCATCACTCCCCGGAAGGACCTGCCTCCTTTACTCCTCAAATTGAATGAGAGGCCCGCTGAGCGCCTGGATTACCTGGGTGTTTCCTATGGGTTGACCCCCAGGCTTCTCAA GTTCTGGAAACGAGCTGGATTTGTTCCTGTTTATCTGAGACAGACCCCG AATGACCTGACCGGAGAGCACTCGTGCATCATGCTGAAGACACTCACTGATGAGGACGAGGCTGACCAGGGAGGCTGGCTTGCAGCCTTCTGGAAAG ATTTCCGACGACGGTTCCTAGCCTTGCTGTCCTACCAGTTCAgcaccttctctccttccctggcTCTGAACATCATTCAGAACAGGAACATGGGGAAGCCAGCCCAGCCGG CCCTGAGCCGGGAGGAGCTGGAAGCACTCTTCCTCCCCTATGACCTGAAGCGGCTGGAGATGTATTCACGGAACATGGTGGACTATCACCTCATCATGGACATGATCCCGGCCATCTCCCGCATCTATTTCCTGAACCAGCTGGGGGACCTGGCCCTGTCCGCGGCTCAGTCG GCTCTTCTCTTGGGGATTGGCCTGCAGCATAAGTCTGTGGACCAGCTGGAAAAGGAGATTGAGCTGCCCTCAGGCCAGTTGATGGGACTTTTCAACCGGATCATCCGCAAAGTTGTGAAG CTGTTTAATGAAGTTCAGGAAAAGGCCATTGAGGAGCAGATGGTGGCAGTGAAGGATGTGGTCATGGAGCCCACAATGAAGACCCTCAGTGATGACCTG GATGAAGCAGCAAAGGAATTTCAGGAGAAACACAAGAAAGAAGTGGGGAAGCTGAAGAGCATGGACCTATCTGA ATACGTAATCCGTGGGGACGATGAAGAGTGGAATGAAGTTTTGAACAAAGCTGGGCCGAACGCCTCGATCATCAGCCTGAAAAG